In Candidatus Woesearchaeota archaeon, one genomic interval encodes:
- a CDS encoding type II toxin-antitoxin system PemK/MazF family toxin, whose protein sequence is MEGFVKGDIVVFQFPFSDTDESKKRPALVVANTTDENLILCQITSKKRPDPDIISITKDDFQKGALKHDSFIRPTTLFTIHHSRIDYKVGNLKQEKIKFIENKFCEIFKR, encoded by the coding sequence ATGGAAGGATTTGTAAAAGGCGATATTGTAGTATTTCAATTTCCATTTTCAGATACGGATGAATCAAAGAAAAGACCTGCTTTAGTGGTAGCTAACACTACTGATGAAAATCTAATCCTATGCCAGATAACAAGTAAAAAAAGACCAGATCCGGATATAATATCAATAACCAAAGACGATTTTCAAAAAGGAGCATTGAAGCATGATAGTTTTATCAGGCCAACAACCTTGTTTACTATTCATCATTCACGAATTGATTATAAAGTTGGAAATTTAAAACAAGAAAAAATAAAATTCATTGAAAATAAGTTTTGTGAAATCTTTAAAAGATAA
- a CDS encoding AbrB/MazE/SpoVT family DNA-binding domain-containing protein: MLANQIKEIKTVTVTSKGQICIPHIARAMKGFKEGSKIGILVYSDHVELRPMEQVSEKLFPALVSEEVLAKEWNTKEEDEAWKDL, translated from the coding sequence ATGTTAGCAAATCAAATCAAAGAAATAAAAACAGTAACGGTAACAAGTAAAGGTCAGATTTGCATACCCCACATAGCTAGAGCTATGAAGGGATTTAAAGAAGGCTCAAAAATAGGCATTTTAGTATATTCGGATCATGTTGAATTGAGACCTATGGAACAAGTAAGCGAAAAATTATTTCCTGCATTGGTTTCCGAGGAAGTTTTAGCTAAAGAATGGAACACAAAAGAAGAAGATGAAGCATGGAAGGATTTGTAA
- a CDS encoding nucleotidyltransferase domain-containing protein, which produces MEKIEAILNKVSKAVQPDEKALRRRVDDFLQRLNTALKNYRIQATAVAGGSIAKGTYLKDDFDIDIFVLFDYERYEHQIISLVLGNVLRSFKPLKVPGSRDYFQIREGMLMYEVIPVLAISTPSKAKNVTDVSPMHVSWVKERCKENLRLQQEIRLVKAFCKAQEVYGAESYIKGFSGHVLDILTIVYGGFLPLLKAAQHWKAKIVVDYNNVYNGHALEQLNRAKTESPLIVVDPLQPERNASAALSIEKFEAFIEAATAFLTNPSEVFFVKKETTLDEIRGLTGKNELILLKVVPKDGKKDIVGSKLLKAHEYLKKNILAHDFKLINEGWKWDKTRDKGKNASFWYIIPKKTLSKYYEKQGPPLSQQQNVTAFKQRHAVTFVRGNRIYAHVQRKYKKASDLVKHLLHDTYITERVKRIVFEKK; this is translated from the coding sequence ATGGAAAAGATAGAGGCAATCCTGAATAAGGTCAGTAAAGCAGTACAACCGGATGAAAAAGCATTGCGTCGTCGTGTAGATGATTTCCTCCAGCGATTAAATACTGCACTCAAAAACTATCGTATCCAAGCAACAGCAGTTGCGGGTGGTTCTATTGCTAAAGGTACTTATTTGAAGGATGACTTTGATATTGATATTTTTGTGTTATTCGACTATGAACGATATGAACATCAAATTATTTCTTTAGTCTTGGGGAATGTCTTACGCTCGTTTAAACCCCTGAAAGTTCCAGGGTCTCGGGATTACTTTCAGATCCGTGAAGGTATGCTGATGTATGAGGTTATTCCGGTATTAGCTATTTCTACACCTTCAAAGGCAAAGAATGTAACCGATGTAAGCCCCATGCATGTTTCTTGGGTTAAGGAGCGTTGCAAAGAAAATCTACGATTGCAGCAGGAAATTCGGCTGGTCAAGGCTTTTTGCAAAGCTCAGGAGGTGTATGGTGCAGAGTCGTATATTAAAGGATTTTCAGGTCATGTTTTAGATATTCTTACCATTGTTTATGGTGGATTTCTTCCTCTCCTCAAAGCTGCACAACACTGGAAAGCAAAAATAGTTGTTGATTATAACAATGTCTATAATGGTCATGCCTTGGAACAACTCAATCGAGCCAAGACCGAAAGCCCTTTAATTGTCGTCGACCCGTTACAGCCAGAACGGAATGCGTCTGCAGCACTGAGCATTGAAAAGTTTGAGGCATTTATCGAAGCAGCAACAGCATTTCTCACTAATCCTTCAGAGGTTTTTTTTGTTAAGAAAGAAACAACCTTGGACGAAATTCGCGGATTGACAGGAAAGAACGAACTCATCCTCTTAAAGGTTGTTCCTAAAGATGGAAAGAAAGATATCGTTGGCAGTAAACTGCTGAAAGCACACGAATATCTGAAAAAAAATATACTTGCACATGATTTTAAACTTATCAATGAAGGATGGAAATGGGATAAAACAAGGGATAAAGGAAAAAATGCTTCTTTCTGGTACATTATTCCGAAGAAAACGCTGTCAAAATACTATGAAAAGCAAGGCCCTCCACTCAGCCAACAGCAGAATGTTACAGCATTTAAGCAGCGACATGCAGTAACGTTTGTGCGAGGAAATAGAATCTATGCTCATGTACAACGAAAATACAAAAAAGCCAGTGATTTGGTAAAACACCTGCTCCACGATACGTATATTACCGAGCGTGTCAAGCGAATCGTATTTGAAAAGAAATAA
- a CDS encoding adenosine kinase — MSYDVMGIGNPLIDLLIQVEDNVLVELNLTKGQGHLVSEEQLKLIEDKIKHLSIIKAPGDSSANTLAGVANLGGTAIFVGKVGLDPEGTYYEMSLINHNVIAKLRKVEGITGKALTFITPGGERTFVVHLGVADKLHRDELLEEDIAKSKILHLTGYQLEAPTLKETALHAMQIAKAHHKKISIDLADPALIARNKEELKKIVQEYASIIFVNETEAKAFTGKDPEEALNELARVADIAIVKLGERGSLIKQGNTFIKINVFPINCVDTTGAGDMYAAGVLYGITHGLDLELSGNIGSLAAAHVVAQVGARLPYSLRDKILQYIQKIEVKEDGRNG; from the coding sequence ATGAGTTATGATGTGATGGGAATCGGAAACCCGCTTATTGATCTTCTTATTCAGGTAGAAGACAATGTTCTTGTAGAACTTAACCTCACCAAAGGGCAAGGTCATCTTGTTTCTGAAGAACAGCTAAAGCTCATTGAAGACAAAATCAAACATCTGTCTATTATCAAAGCGCCTGGTGATTCCAGTGCAAATACACTTGCAGGAGTTGCTAATCTGGGAGGGACTGCTATCTTTGTTGGTAAAGTCGGCTTAGATCCTGAAGGCACCTACTATGAAATGTCATTAATCAATCACAACGTCATTGCAAAGTTACGTAAAGTCGAGGGAATTACCGGAAAGGCATTAACCTTTATTACCCCTGGAGGGGAACGCACATTTGTCGTCCATCTCGGGGTTGCTGATAAACTTCATCGTGATGAATTGCTTGAGGAAGACATAGCCAAAAGCAAAATCTTACATCTAACCGGCTATCAACTTGAAGCACCAACACTGAAAGAGACAGCACTCCACGCAATGCAGATTGCGAAAGCCCATCATAAAAAGATCTCAATAGACCTTGCTGATCCTGCACTTATCGCAAGAAATAAAGAAGAACTTAAAAAGATTGTCCAAGAATATGCATCTATTATTTTTGTCAATGAGACAGAAGCCAAAGCATTTACGGGAAAAGACCCTGAAGAAGCCCTCAATGAATTAGCGCGAGTAGCAGACATCGCAATAGTTAAGCTCGGTGAACGAGGCTCGCTAATAAAACAAGGAAATACGTTTATCAAAATTAATGTGTTTCCAATAAACTGTGTCGATACAACAGGAGCAGGTGATATGTACGCAGCCGGTGTTCTTTATGGCATAACGCATGGTCTTGATCTTGAGCTCAGTGGTAATATCGGATCGCTTGCTGCTGCCCATGTTGTTGCCCAAGTAGGTGCTCGATTACCCTATTCTCTTCGAGATAAAATTCTTCAGTATATTCAAAAAATAGAAGTCAAGGAGGATGGAAGGAATGGATAA